A window from Cryobacterium sp. SO1 encodes these proteins:
- a CDS encoding nitrilase-related carbon-nitrogen hydrolase — MSTDPTSTGTANIVRAAITQTTWTGDIDSMLDKHEKFARDAAAAGAQVICFQELFYGPYFGITEDAKYYDYAEPADGPIVQRFAKLAKELNLVMVLPIYEEEQPGVYYNTAVVVDADGTILGKYRKHHIPHLDKFWEKFYFRPGNLGYPVFNTAVGPIGVYICYDRHFPEGWRELGLNGAQIVFNPNATKPGLSNRLWEIEQPAAAAANGYFVAAPNRVGREDNEYGDLAVTFYGTSQFVDPQGNYVGELGSGVDEEVVIRDLDLGMIRRVRNNWQFYRDRRPESYTSIPKP, encoded by the coding sequence ATGAGCACCGACCCGACCAGCACCGGCACAGCCAACATCGTGCGAGCGGCGATCACCCAGACCACATGGACGGGGGATATCGACTCGATGCTCGACAAGCACGAGAAGTTCGCCCGCGATGCGGCCGCGGCGGGCGCCCAGGTGATCTGCTTCCAGGAGCTGTTCTACGGACCCTACTTCGGCATCACCGAAGACGCCAAGTATTACGACTACGCGGAGCCGGCCGACGGCCCGATCGTGCAGCGGTTCGCCAAGCTGGCCAAGGAACTGAACCTGGTCATGGTTCTCCCCATCTACGAAGAAGAACAGCCCGGTGTGTACTACAACACCGCTGTGGTGGTGGATGCCGATGGCACGATTCTCGGCAAGTATCGCAAGCACCACATCCCCCACCTCGACAAGTTCTGGGAGAAGTTCTACTTCCGCCCCGGCAACCTCGGCTACCCCGTCTTCAACACCGCCGTCGGACCGATCGGCGTCTACATCTGCTACGACCGGCACTTCCCCGAGGGCTGGCGGGAGCTGGGCCTGAACGGCGCGCAGATCGTCTTCAACCCCAACGCCACCAAGCCGGGGCTCTCGAACCGGCTCTGGGAGATCGAGCAGCCGGCCGCGGCCGCCGCGAACGGATACTTCGTGGCCGCACCCAACCGGGTGGGCCGGGAGGACAACGAGTACGGCGACCTCGCCGTCACGTTCTACGGCACCAGCCAGTTCGTCGACCCGCAGGGCAACTACGTGGGCGAGCTGGGCAGCGGCGTCGACGAGGAGGTCGTGATCCGCGACCTCGACCTCGGCATGATCCGCCGGGTGCGCAACAACTGGCAGTTCTACCGGGACCGCCGCCCGGAGTCCTACACCTCGATCCCCAAGCCGTAG
- a CDS encoding PLP-dependent aminotransferase family protein → MQLYLDEIEHSTPVGIAAALGRLISSGRLAPGERLPTVRNLAGLLGVSPATISHAWQALSAAGLIVSRGRSGTFVREPARQWLPARAQSLAGHVSDARIDLSRGTPDPLLLPALGPALSRVSQRAMTPSYQALPVIPELLTVLAESWPYRCESVTVVDGALDAVSRSLEQVARFGDRVIVEDPGFPAFFDLLDQMGIERLPVTVDAEGIVPDAFQAALSLSPAAIILQPRAHNPTGASMSAERAALLARLLGASSRAAHTVVIEDDHSGAISTSPDVSLGRWLPERVLHVRSYSKSHGPDLRIAALGGPAVLVDRIVARRMLGPGWTSRMLQTILYELLTDGASMAQVNEARHVYFARQKALADALTGFGLPVARADGINAWVPVADERDAIVRLAASGIRVAGGSPFLAVDRPESFIRVTAGALPDDVFPIARAIAAAAGTLGG, encoded by the coding sequence ATGCAGCTGTATCTCGACGAGATCGAGCACAGTACTCCTGTTGGGATCGCCGCGGCGCTGGGGCGTCTGATCAGTTCGGGCCGGCTCGCTCCCGGCGAGCGCCTGCCCACCGTGCGGAACCTCGCGGGCCTCCTCGGGGTGAGCCCCGCAACGATCAGCCACGCCTGGCAGGCGCTCTCAGCGGCCGGCCTGATCGTCTCCCGGGGCCGCAGCGGCACCTTCGTGCGGGAACCGGCCCGGCAGTGGCTGCCGGCCAGGGCCCAATCGTTGGCCGGCCACGTCAGCGACGCCCGCATCGACCTGTCCCGCGGCACCCCCGATCCGCTGCTGCTGCCGGCGCTCGGCCCCGCGCTGTCGAGGGTGTCGCAACGGGCGATGACGCCGAGCTACCAGGCGCTGCCGGTGATTCCCGAGCTGCTCACCGTGCTCGCCGAGTCCTGGCCGTACCGGTGCGAGTCGGTCACAGTGGTCGACGGCGCCCTCGACGCCGTCTCCCGCAGCCTCGAGCAGGTGGCCAGGTTCGGTGACCGGGTCATCGTCGAGGACCCCGGTTTTCCAGCGTTCTTCGACCTTCTCGACCAGATGGGCATCGAGCGACTGCCCGTGACCGTGGATGCCGAGGGCATCGTGCCCGACGCGTTCCAGGCGGCGCTGTCCCTGTCACCGGCCGCAATCATCCTGCAGCCGCGCGCGCACAACCCCACCGGGGCGTCGATGTCGGCCGAGCGCGCCGCCCTGCTGGCCCGGCTGCTGGGCGCCAGCAGCCGGGCCGCGCACACCGTGGTGATCGAGGACGACCACTCCGGGGCGATCAGCACCTCCCCCGACGTGTCCCTCGGCCGTTGGCTGCCCGAGCGGGTGCTGCACGTGCGCAGCTACTCCAAGTCGCACGGGCCCGACCTGCGCATCGCCGCGCTCGGCGGGCCGGCCGTGCTGGTAGACCGGATCGTGGCACGGCGGATGCTCGGGCCCGGTTGGACCAGCCGGATGCTGCAGACCATCCTGTACGAGCTGCTCACCGACGGGGCCAGCATGGCGCAGGTCAACGAAGCCCGGCACGTGTACTTCGCCCGGCAGAAGGCGCTGGCGGATGCCCTCACCGGGTTCGGCCTGCCCGTGGCCCGCGCCGACGGCATCAACGCCTGGGTGCCGGTGGCCGACGAACGCGACGCCATCGTGCGGCTGGCGGCGTCGGGCATCCGGGTGGCCGGCGGCAGCCCGTTTCTCGCGGTTGACCGGCCGGAGTCGTTCATCCGGGTGACCGCCGGGGCGCTGCCCGATGACGTGTTCCCGATCGCCCGGGCGATCGCGGCGGCGGCCGGGACACTCGGCGGCTGA